One part of the Halobacteria archaeon AArc-dxtr1 genome encodes these proteins:
- a CDS encoding threonine synthase, producing the protein MNVTDAFAGLACLDCGALADDTEPTSRCEQCGGLLDPTYEYDAIEFDRAAAPSQSGDSMWRYADLLPFERDTAVTLGEGATPLVECPSLADELGVERVLVKDEGQNPTGTIADRGLSVAVTAASQHGAETVALSDTGDAGQSAAAYAARADLDSQVYLPSRSGFATKAMVNVHGGEMSVVGGRLGDAREAYDEALAEHEEWSPLGAFETPYRHEGAKTLYYEIVEQLDWTTPDAVVVPTGEGVGLLGAYKAARECRDLGLVDELPALYAAQAAGCAPIAEAMEADRDDPEPVDHPDTICGEIEVPDPVAGSRLLEAVRETDGGAVATEDDAILEAAVAVAQGEGLEMAPSSAVAASGAWKLAEQSEFDGDETVVIVNAGAGIKGADVLRSHLMGRGI; encoded by the coding sequence ATGAACGTCACCGACGCCTTCGCCGGTCTCGCGTGTCTCGATTGCGGGGCGCTCGCCGACGATACCGAACCGACCTCCCGCTGCGAGCAGTGCGGTGGGCTCCTCGACCCAACGTATGAGTACGATGCGATCGAATTCGATCGGGCGGCGGCCCCCTCCCAATCTGGCGATTCGATGTGGCGATACGCGGACCTCCTCCCGTTCGAGCGTGACACCGCCGTAACTCTTGGCGAGGGGGCGACGCCGTTGGTCGAGTGTCCGAGTCTCGCCGATGAACTCGGCGTCGAGCGCGTACTGGTCAAAGACGAGGGCCAGAATCCGACGGGGACGATCGCCGATCGCGGCCTCTCGGTGGCCGTGACCGCGGCGAGCCAGCACGGCGCCGAGACGGTCGCACTCTCGGATACGGGCGACGCTGGCCAGTCCGCAGCGGCTTACGCCGCCCGCGCCGATCTCGACTCGCAGGTCTACCTCCCCTCGCGATCGGGCTTTGCGACCAAGGCGATGGTTAACGTCCACGGCGGCGAGATGAGCGTCGTCGGCGGTCGCCTCGGGGACGCCCGGGAGGCCTACGACGAGGCCCTCGCAGAGCACGAGGAGTGGTCTCCGCTCGGAGCCTTCGAGACGCCATACCGTCACGAGGGGGCAAAGACCCTCTACTACGAGATAGTGGAACAACTCGACTGGACGACGCCGGACGCTGTCGTCGTTCCCACCGGCGAAGGGGTGGGGCTCCTCGGCGCGTACAAGGCGGCCCGGGAGTGTCGCGACCTCGGTCTCGTCGACGAGCTACCGGCGCTGTACGCGGCGCAGGCCGCGGGTTGCGCCCCGATCGCCGAGGCGATGGAGGCGGACCGCGACGACCCCGAGCCGGTCGATCATCCGGACACGATCTGTGGCGAGATCGAGGTGCCCGACCCCGTGGCCGGAAGCCGACTGCTCGAGGCCGTCCGCGAGACCGACGGCGGCGCGGTCGCCACCGAGGACGACGCGATCCTCGAGGCGGCGGTCGCCGTCGCTCAAGGCGAGGGACTGGAGATGGCCCCGAGCAGCGCGGTCGCTGCCAGCGGCGCGTGGAAGCTCGCCGAACAGAGCGAGTTCGACGGCGACGAGACCGTCGTGATCGTCAACGCCGGCGCGGGAATCAAAGGCGCCGACGTGCTCCGCAGCCACCTGATGGGTCGCGGAATCTAA
- a CDS encoding DoxX family protein → MFESTAAEIAFLLARVLFGGVLAFTGLNHFLNTDEMAAYAEFKGLPMPRLSVLGSGALLVLGGLSIVVGVFPGIGAAALAAFLLVSAVAMHDFWRQEGEDAQNEMNSFLKNVYGAGGALAFLVVASATWPYAMNIGL, encoded by the coding sequence ATGTTCGAGTCGACCGCTGCGGAGATCGCCTTCCTGCTCGCCCGCGTGCTCTTTGGCGGCGTACTCGCGTTTACGGGACTGAACCACTTCCTGAACACGGACGAGATGGCTGCCTACGCGGAGTTCAAGGGGCTTCCCATGCCACGCCTCTCGGTGCTCGGTAGCGGTGCCTTACTCGTCCTCGGCGGTCTCTCGATCGTCGTGGGTGTCTTCCCAGGAATCGGCGCTGCCGCGCTCGCGGCGTTCCTGCTCGTCTCCGCGGTAGCGATGCACGACTTCTGGCGCCAGGAGGGCGAGGACGCCCAAAATGAGATGAACAGCTTCCTGAAAAACGTCTACGGCGCCGGCGGCGCGCTCGCGTTCCTCGTGGTGGCGAGTGCGACGTGGCCGTACGCGATGAACATCGGGCTGTAA